From Symphalangus syndactylus isolate Jambi chromosome X, NHGRI_mSymSyn1-v2.1_pri, whole genome shotgun sequence, the proteins below share one genomic window:
- the LOC129475369 gene encoding cilia- and flagella-associated protein 251-like — protein sequence MSTSEKRDLAQHSQSGGCERAALDPGFIRSALVPQEWVAEAEAEVAPEDFQEAIEAVLEEEEDEAWVPIDNWFFQLVEEEEELGEEEELGEEEELGKEEEEEELEGEKEEEEFEEEEEGEEEEEEEEGEEEDYEGEDEVYEREEDYEREEEGYEGEEEDCEEEEEDEDKEEDEEEAEDEDKEEKEKDSKEDAEIACGACSAEHRVWDTATEDKLEYLFQESLPMSVLFFSKEAAEYKYENSDEEAQEAGGKKEREEDENEELEGGLEKDLDSAEDSPFKKSSLEAEK from the exons ATGTCTACCTCTGAGAAGCGAGACCTGGCCCAACATAGCCAGAGTGGAGGTTGTGAAAGGGCAGCCCTGGACCCTGGATTCATTAGGAGTGCCTTGGTGCCTCAAGAATGGGTGGCGGAAGCCGAGGCAGAGGTGGCCCCTGAGGATTTCCAGGAGGCAATAGAAGCTGttttggaggaggaggaagatgaggccTGGGTCCCCATCGATAACTGGTTTTTTCAGCTagtagaagaggaggaagagctaggagaggaggaggagctgggagaggaggaggagctgggaaaggaggaggaggaagaagaacttgagggggaaaaggaggaggaggaatttgaggaggaggaggagggtgaagaggaggaggaagaagaagaaggagaggaggaggattaTGAAGGAGAGGATGAGGTTTATGAAAGAGAGGAGGATTATGAAAGAGAGGAGGAGGGCtatgaaggagaggaggaggactgtgaagaagaggaagaggatgaagacaaagaagaggacgaggaggaggctgaggatgaggacaaggaggagaaggaaaaggacagCAAAGAGGATGCAGAAATTGCTTGTGGCGCCT GTTCTGCTGAGCATAGAGTATGGGATACGGCTACTGAGGATAAACTGGAATACCTTTTCCAAGAAAGTCTCCCAATGTCTGTATTATTCTTCTCTAAAGAAGCGGCTGAATATAAGTATGAAAATTCTGATGAGGAGGCTCAAGAAGCTGGAggcaagaaggagagagaagaggatgaAAATGAAGAACTGGAAGGAGGACTTGAAAAGGATCTGGACTCAGCAGAGGACAGCCCCTTCAAAAAATCCAG CTTGGAGGCAGAGAAATAA